The Polyodon spathula isolate WHYD16114869_AA chromosome 47, ASM1765450v1, whole genome shotgun sequence genome segment caaccccaaccccaaccccaaccccaacaccaaccccaaacccaaccccaaccccaaccccaacccaaccccaaccccaaccccaaccccaaccccaaccccaaccccaaccccaaccccaacaccaaccccaaccccaaccccaaccccaacaccaaccccaacccaacacTAACCCACcaaccaccaacaccaacaccaaccccaacaccaacccaacaccaacaccaacaccaacaccaacaccaacaccaacaccaacaccaaccccaacaccaaccccaacaccaaccccaacaccaacaccaacaccaaccccaaccccaacaccaacaccaacacccaaccccaaccccaaccccaaccccaacaccaaccccaacaccaacaccaaccccaacaccaaccccaacaccaacaccaacaccaaccctaaccccaaccccaaccccaacactaaccctaaacccccccccccccccccccccccccccccgaaggtTTCCAACGGCCGGCGGACGGGTCGGAGGTCATGTGACGATCCAACACGACGGGTCGGAGGTCATGTACGATCCGGTCAGCGTGATGGACGCAGACATCCTCAACTACTGCCAAAAAGAGTCCTGGTGCAAACTGGGCTTCTACCTGCTCTCCTTCTTCTATTACCTGTACAGGTGAGCTGCTGTCACAATACTGTCCGGGTCACAAGCATCAACAGGTGAACacagggaggaggggaggggggtctggCTGTCTGactgtctctctgtgctttacaatgcttccctatgctttaccagacctctctgtgctttacaatccttccctgtgctttaccagacctctctgtgctttacaatgcttccctatgctttaccagacctctctgtgctttacaatgcttccctatgctttaccagacctctctgtgctttacaatgcttccctatgctttaccagacctctctgtgctttacaatgcttccctatgctttaccagacctctctgtgctttacaatgcttccctatgctttaccacacctctctgtgctttacaatccttccctgtgctttaccagacctctctgtgctttacaatgcttctctatgctttaccagacctctctgtgctttacaatgcttccctatgccttaccagacctctctgtgcttcacaatgcttccctatgctttaccagacctctctgtgctttacaatgcttccctatgctttaccagacctctctgtgctttacaatgcttccctatgctttaccagacctctctgtgctttacaatgcttccctatgctttaccagacctctctgtgctttacaatgcttccctatgcgcTGTCCtgacctctcctctcctctcctctcccctccagTATGGTCTACACCCTTGTCAGCTATTAAACTTTGGAAGCTGCCCTCTGTCCTCATTCCCGGAATTCCAggaaaatccagaaaaaaaaaatctgggaaaaATCCCATCAATTCCTGCTTCAGTTTGTAAGTGGAGACGGACCCATGCCGGCACGGTTCCGGCTCAGTTCTGGTCTCAATATCGGAGGGTATCATCAGTTGTCGCGGCGACAAAGCAAGTTTCACGAAGAATGAATTGAATCGCTGCCTGAGTTCATGGAATTGaattcccttgtaaaagtttaccttgttaaaataaaaactacagcacagtgaagataatgaaccagcccccttctcaaagcacagtgaagataatgaaccagcccccttctcaaagcaccaAAACTCCAGCACATGTGAAGATTAAGTACCAGGCCCCTCTCAAAGCACATGTTGATAATGAaacagcccccttctcaaagcacagaagataatgaaccagcccccttctcaaagcacagtgaagataatgaaccagcccccttctcaaagcacagagaagataatgaaccagcccccttctcaaagcacagagaagataatgaaccagcccccttctcaaagcacagtgaagataatgaaccagcccccttctcaaagcacagagaagataatgaaccagcccccttctcaaagcacagagaagataatgaaccagcccccttctcaaagcacagagaagataatgaaccagcccccttctcaaagcacagtgaagataatgaaccagcccccttctcaaagcacagagaagataatgaaccagcccccttctcaaagcacagtgaagataatgaaccagcccccttctcaaagcacagagaagataatgaaccagcccccttctcaaagcacagagaagataatgaaccagcccccttctcaaagcacagtgaagataatgaaccagcccccttctcaaagcacagagaagataatgaaccagcccccttctcaaagcacagtgaagataatgaaccagcccccttctcaaagcacagtgaagataatgaaccagcccccttctcaaagcacagagaagataacgaaccagcccccttctcaaagcacagagaagataatgaaccagcccccttctcaaagcacagaagcacagataatgaaccagcccccttctcaaagcacagagaagataatgaaccagcccccctctcaaagcacagtgaagataatgaaccagcccccttctcaaagcacagtgaagataatgaaccagcccccttctcaaagcacagagaagataacgaaccagcccccttctcaaagcacagtgaagataatgaaccagcccccttctcaaagcacagtgaagataacgaaccagcccccttctcaaagcacagtgaagataatgaaccagcccccttctcaaagcacagtgaagataatgaaccagcccccttctcaaagcacagtgaagataatgaaccagcccccttctcaaagcacagagaagataatgaaccagcccccttctcaaagcacagagaagataacgaaccagcccccttctcaaagcacagagaagataatgaaccagcccccttctcaaagcacagtgaagataatgaaccagaccccttctcaaagcacagtgaagataatgaaccagcccccttctcaaagcccagtgaagataacgaaccagcccccgcTGTAGCCCTTTTGATTGGACGGCCGGATGGACCAATGAGAAGACAGCCTTTGCACAGAAGAGATCCTTTGTACGTTTTCTTTCTACTCAAttttgtattagaaaaaaaactgatattttctCAAAGAGATGAATTAAAGATAATTAGAGAACGTGGTTGTTTTTTGGCAGACAAATCGTTGTGGAAAtcagtttataaatatgtattaatatatatatatatatatatacacaccacacacacacacacacacacacacacacacacacacacacacacacaccacaaggaAATGATTGTTTCCAAACGacactgttgttttattttattattactgttattatagGTTTGTTTAGCGAGTTACACCAGAGTTAATATCACAATGGGGAGAAAAAAACTACAGACACACAAAGTCTAACTATCATATCAGTTTAGAGTTAAGATATCaattcctctcccctctctcctctctcaacactctcctctctcctccccctctcctccctcctttcctgtgacaacaaaataaaataataatgacaataatatcCAAAACTCGCTCAATCCCCTCAATTATCCTGTTACCCTCTTTTGATCCTGTCTCTCTTTCaatctctcctcctctccccattcccctctctctccctgctcctctctctcctccctcctcctcccttctctctcctcctccctctctcctctcttctctcctccacTTGactccctctcctcttctcctccccgAGAGGAGAGGAAGACGAGGAGACTCTCCGGATGGACAGCATCTCCTCCCGGCTGCCTCTACAGATCTCCACCTCTCGTCCTCTCCATTCCCGGGAGAGAGAGGCTCCTCCTATCCTCTCCTTCCTCATCCCCTCTCTCCTAcccctgctcctctctctcctcctcctcctatccATTCCCCTCTCGCCTCCCtgctcctcctctctcctcatcTCCTCTACTCCCATTCCCCTCTTCTTCTCcaggctcctctctctctccctctctccattcCCTCCTCCGGGACGAGGAGAGGAGGGGTCTTGAgcccttcctctctcctctctctcacggGGAGAGGctccctctccccctctatctctccaggagggagaggagagagggctctctcctctcccctctccctcctctcctctccattcccctctctcctccctgctcctctctctcctcctctcctctccattcccctctctcctccctgctcccctctctcctcctctcctctccatctcctcGAAGGGGAGAGCAGGGAcctcctctccttccctctctctctctcttcctctcccctctctcctctctctcctctctctctctctcctctctctcctctctctctctcctcctctcctcctctccctctctctcctctctctcctcctctctcctcctctctctcctctcccctctctcctctctctctcctctctctcctcctctcctctccccctctcccctctctcctccctctcctctccctctctctctcctctcctcctctctctctcctctccttcccctctctcctccctgctcccctctctcctcctctcctctccattcccctctctcctccctgctcctctctctcctcctctcctctccattcccctctctcctccctgctcctctctctcctcctctcctctccattcccctctctcctccctgctcctctctctcctcctctcctctccattcccctctctcctccctctctctctctcctctcctctcccttcccctctctcctccctgctcctctctctcctcctctcctctccattcccctctctcctccctgctcctctctctcctcctctcctctccattcCCCTCTCgtccctgctcctctctctcctcctctcctctccattcccctctctcctccctgctcctctctctcctcctctcctctcctcgtcGCCCCAGTTCCTCTTAACCCCTCAGTCTGTCAGGACCAGCACACCGGTTATAATTAACATTGTTTTCATCATCAGAGTCTCTTTTATCAAAAAACCCTGGAGCTCTGAACCACACCGCGGACAGCCAGACTTCCCTTCAAACAAGGAAAGGatgagaaagaagagagagagagagagagagagagagagagagagagagagagagagagagagagagagagaggggggtggggggagttgACGGTTGCAGTGAACTTCTGAATCTTCTGTCTGGCTGCAAAATCTTTGAGAAAACGATGGCAGAACTATTTAAAGAAAGTATTTAAAGAGTTCATCTTTAAATAGTTTTGAGTGTGGAGAGTGGTATAAActgaggggagaggaggagagggggagacaggacagggagagacagagaggcaggtaGAGAGCTATTGGCCCAGATCCATGTGTAAATTAAGAGTCTCAAcagagcagagagagacagagagagggacacagagagagaggtagaCAGACAGAGAAtcagacagacacactgcaatgacaatgcagacagacaggcagtgtaTGGAATTCAGATTTCTACAGTGATATTGTCAGCtactctcccctccccctccctcttctctctcctaaTGAGACTGCCTAATGAGAACCTCATGAATATTCAACGTTCATTAgcgaagggggggagggggggggtctaACTAACCACAGAGCGAATCGAACATGATCCACCGCCAGCCTCAAAAACCAACACACGGAAACCAGAAGAGAGCGAGttaagcagagcagcgtttgggctctagagcttcatcagtgttattactgaaactagaagagagcgagtcgagcagagcagcgtttgggctccagagcttcatcagtgttattattgaaactagaagagagcgagtcgagcagagcagcgtttgggctccagagcttcatcagtgttattattgaaactagaagagagcgagtcgagcagagcagcgtttgggctccagagcttcatcagtgttattattgaaactagaagagagcgagtcgagcagagcagcgtttgggctccagagcttcatcagtgttattattgaaactagaagagagcgagtcgagcagagcagcgtttgggctccagagcttcatcagtgttattattgaaactagaagagagcgagtcgagcagagcagcgtttgggctccagagcttcatcagtgttattattgaaactagaagagagcgagtcgagcagagcagcgctggggctccagagcttcatcagtgttattattgaaactagaagagagcgagtcgagcagagcagtgtttgggctccagagcttcatcagtgttattattgaaactagaagagagcgagtcgagcagagcagtgtttgggctccagagcttcatcagtgttattattgaaactagaagagagcgagtcaagcagagcagcgtttgggctccagagcttcatcagtgttattattgaaaggGGGGCAGTGCGGTCCAGTCGTTAAAGTCCAGGGGCTTCGCTTCGCAATGCAGTGTGGGGGAGGAAGAATTGTTTAATATCGCCGTGGTGATGTAATACCACTAAATCCTAATCATCACACTTCTGTGTCGATTGCACGCTGAGAGGGAGACGTTGCCATGGAAACTGCTTCCGATCGGAGCTCGGGGGTTCCAGACGGCAGAGCTGGCTGTGAGGCTTCATACTGGGAAATtgatttagagagagagagagagagagagactgggacaCGTTTCGATGGTGTTCGATAATCgtgtgggggagggagaggagcatTGTGATCAAAGCAGCAGCCGTGGTGAAGCGTCTGCTATACTCTACTATCCTAATCAGATGGGACCAGAGAGTGTCGAGAGCGACACAGCTGAGGAGGGAGACTCTCCCAGAGAAATGGCAGCTTGCCGATCGGAGAAGGGGGCTGAGAGCGGAGAGAGAGGGCTGTGAGAGATTACTGAGGAGTTTGATGAAGAGAGAGGCgaagagtgagaggagagagagagagagagagagagagagagagagagagagagagagagagaggcaagcAGGCAGGGGCACCACAgaggcagaggagagaggagagagggaagaggagagatgagggagagaggggagggtgaaGAGATAAGAGATGAGTGACTTggaagagaggagagatgagaggagagagagagagaggagagatgagaggagagatgagagagatgagagagaggagagatgagagagagggtATTGTGCCTCTTCAGAATGGCTCAGGATGTGAATACAGCCTTCCTCCatgtattatacatacatacagagaggtgtctgtctgtctgtctgttgtaaGATTCATTCCACTCTCTATTCTGGTACATCCTGTCTGGAATTGGAGATTGAATCTTTGAATAATAGATCCGAGCGCACAGTGAATATTACCAGCTGGAAGGAGACGCTGGAAGAGACTGAGATTAAAAGGCATCGTTTCCATTAGAACGAAAAATGGCCATCCTTGATTTCTCTTCCTGAAAACCTTCCTGAAAGGGCTCTGTTCTAatgctctgggggggggggggggggggggggggggggtcgagcACACACACCTGCTCTCTATTCAGGATTTAGAAGTCGCCACGGCAACCCTCGGCCCCCTGAGTCACATAGCAACCAAGAGCTACAGAAACTGTCCTGGACAGTTTATTAGGAACCGTCAGTGTGGCGCAGCACAGTGTTACTACCATcccgacacacagacacacagacacacagacagacagacacagaggagcagacacacagacacacagacacagaggagcagacacacagacacacagacacacacacacagtggagcagacacacagacacacagacacagaggagcagacacacagacacacaggcacagaggagcagacacacagacacacagacacagaggagcagacacacagacacacagacacagaggagcagacacacagacacacacatacagacagaggagcagatgcacagacacacagacacaggagcagacacacagatagaggaacagagacaaaaacacacagatacactcacacacacacacacacacacacacacacacacacacacacgacagcaGAGATAATTTCAGCAATTACAGCTCTTAGCGCTGCACCTCTTCACTCCATCCGAGAACCGGtaacgagagagaggagagagagagagagagagagagagaggagagaagaggagagagagagaggagagagagagagagagagagagagagagagagagagaggagagagaggagagagagagagagagaggagagagatgccagtttgtttaattgcatttaaaacgAAGCTGCAATAATTACAAACAGAATTacgatacatttttaaaaaacgcaGCAAAGGTAACGCAGTGGCGCCATCTGGTGGATCACAAAACATGTCATGATATTTTTCTCCCGCAAGCAACCAAGATTTTTACAgcacaaaaaatacacataaataaataaataaaccagcaataattaattaatttaattcagcATAATTACTTAGGGTGGAAGATATTACACAACATGAAATATACTGGATtttactgacaaacacacactgagttGTGTAAGTCCTGGAGGTATGTCTATCCCACAATCCCCTCTGATTGTAACATTGAGAGCACAGAGTGTTTTGCGGGTTTTgctcccccccccgcccctctGTTTCCAGTCCAGCCCGTGTTTTAGTTTCAGGGTTTTTGGAGCGGTCCGGTCCGGTCCGGTCCGGGAGTGTTCTGTCAACATGAGCAGCATCAAGTGGATCACGAATGCGGGTCTTGTGTTCGGGGCGGCCGGGACGGCGTGCGGGTTTTGGATGATAACGTCACCGGGCGAGCAACGGAAAAAGAACATTTTGAAGGTTCGTTACTTTGTTTCATTTCAACCCCCCAGTAACTTTGCAACTTAATAACAGATAAAATGAAGTCAAAATGTATCCAACCCGAGGTGCGGAAAGGCTCTGTATTTGTTCTTCTCTACCCACAGACTCTCCCAGAAGCGAACCCGCTACGGATGGAAGAGACGCGGCTCCTGACCGCTTTGCAGCTGCGAGTCCTCAAAGAAGCGGCGGAGACGGACGAGAATATCACCCGGAgatacagcaaataaaacacagccttacccccctctcccctctcccctctccctcccccccctctcccctccctctccctccctcccccctccctctccccctctcctctcccctctcccctctcctctctctctctcccctctcccctctcccctctcctctctccctctcccctcccctctccctctctcccctctcccctctcctctctcccctctcctccctccccctctctctctccctctccctctcccctcctcctctcccctctcccctctcctccctcttctctctccctctcccccctctcccctctccctctctccccctccctctcctccccccagGCGAGACCGGAGACGCGTTTATCCGCCCCTGGCTCAATGCAAACGCGGGGGGAGCCGGGGTGGGGGGTCTCTCTGTCGGTTATAACATGTTTGCTCAGAGCTCGGTGCAGGAGCCGCGGTTTGATCATTTAACGGGGGCGGGCTGGTACCGAATCCGCGGTAAAGATGGGCTTTatataaaagggggggggggggggggggggggggggggtcggggggggggggtgggtcgCGTTTGTTTTCATTCAGAAATCGTTTGTGTGAAAACACATCTTGCCCGTTGGAAGCGGCTTAATTAGAATGATTAATTGCTATTAATTGTAAAGCTGATGCGAGCTGGAGATGTGTACAGTGAATAATGTATGACTGTGTCTGGCGATGCAGAAAGTCGTAAAAGCAATATAATAAAAGctatatctgtaaataaacatagctggtacagtttatttttgtggtgcttggttgtgtgtgtgtgtgtgtatgtatatatatatatattttttttaactcttgtcTGTCGTCAAAATCTGGAGGGAACCAAAGTTGCCAACACAAATGTTTGTCACACGGAATCAAAACAACAGCGGGCACCGTCGTTATGGATCAGCTTCCGGCAGAGAAGGTCAGAAGGCGAGAATTTCAATCAGCACTTCCTGTAGGTAAGGTCTGTGAGGGGGGGGGGCCTCTTCCGGGAAAGAAGGTCAGATGGTGTAGTAAATCAATCAGCACTTCCTGTAGGTAAGGTCTGTGAGGGGGGGGGCCTCTTCCGGGAAAGAAGGTCAGATGGTGTAGTAAATCAATCAGCACTTCCTGTAGGTAAGGTCTGTGAGGGGGGGGGGCCTCTTCCGGGAAAGAAGGTCAGATGGTGTAGTAAATCAATCAGCACTTCCTGTAGGTAAGGtctgtgagggggggggggggctacttcCGGGAAAGAAGGTCAGATGGTGTAGTAAATCAATCAGCACTTCCTGTAGGTAAGGTCTGTGAGGGGGGGGGGCCTCTTCCGGGAAAGAAGGTCAGATGGTGTAGTAAATCAATCAGCACTTCCTGTAGGTAAGGTCTGTGAGGGGGGGGGGCCTCTTCCGGGAAAGGGCAGATGGTGTTTCATTCCAGTAAATCATCAGTCAAGGACATCCATGTCCAGacacgagggggggggggggcctcttCCGGGAAAGAAGGTCAGATGGTGTAGTAAATCAATCAGCACTTCCTGTAGGTAAGGtctgtgaggggggggggggggggg includes the following:
- the LOC121306368 gene encoding ubiquinol-cytochrome-c reductase complex assembly factor 3, with amino-acid sequence MSIPQSPLIVTLRAQSVLRVLLPPPPLCFQSSPCFSFRVFGAVRSGPVRECSVNMSSIKWITNAGLVFGAAGTACGFWMITSPGEQRKKNILKTLPEANPLRMEETRLLTALQLRVLKEAAETDENITRRYSK